A genomic region of Tamandua tetradactyla isolate mTamTet1 chromosome 2, mTamTet1.pri, whole genome shotgun sequence contains the following coding sequences:
- the ZBTB43 gene encoding zinc finger and BTB domain-containing protein 43, which translates to MEPGTNSFRVEFPDFSSTILQKLNQQRQQGQLCDVSIVVQGHIFRAHKAVLAASSPYFCDQVLLKNSRRIVLPDVMNPRVFENILLSSYTGRLVMPAPEIVSYLTAASFLQMWHVVDKCTEVLEGNPTVLCQKLNHGSDHQSPSSSSYNGLVESFELGSGSHTDFPKTQELRDGENEEESTKDELSSQLTEHEYLPSNSSTEHDRLSTEMASQDGEEAASDSAEFHYTRPMYSKPSIMAHKRWIHVKPERFEQACEGMDVHATYDEHQVTESINTMQTDHSVQPSGVEEDFHIGEKKVEAEFDEQADESNYDEQVDFYGSSMEEFSGDRSDGNLIGHRQEASLASGYNESIEMVTGIKEEASHLGFSATDKLYPCQCGKSFTHKSQRDRHMSMHLGLRPYGCGVCGKKFKMKHHLVGHMKIHTGIKPYECNICAKRFMWRDSFHRHVTSCTKSYEAAKAEQNTTEAN; encoded by the coding sequence ATGGAGCCTGGAACAAACTCTTTTCGAGTAGAATTTCCtgatttttccagcaccattctGCAGAAACTGAACCAACAGCGCCAGCAAGGACAATTATGTGATGTCTCCATTGTTGTCCAAGGCCACATTTTCCGGGCACACAAAGCTGTTCTTGCTGCCAGTTCACCCTACTTTTGTGATCAGGTACTTCTGAAAAACAGCAGGAGAATTGTTCTGCCTGACGTAATGAACCCAAGAGTGTTTGAGAACATTCTCCTATCTAGTTACACAGGACGTTTAGTAATGCCAGCTCCAGAAATTGTTAGTTACTTAACAGCAGCCAGCTTCCTCCAGATGTGGCATGTGGTGGACAAATGCACTGAGGTTTTAGAGGGAAACCCTACAGTCCTTTGTCAAAAGCTAAATCATGGCAGTGACCATCAGTCTCCAAGCAGCAGTAGTTATAATGGCCTGGTAGAGAGCTTCGAACTGGGCTCTGGGAGCCATACTGATTTCCCCAAAACCCAAGAACTTAGGGATGGAGAGAATGAAGAGGAGAGCACCAAAGACGAGCTGTCATCTCAGCTCACTGAGCATGAATATCTACCCAGCAACTCGTCCACAGAGCATGACCGGCTGAGCACTGAGATGGCAAGCCAGGATGGGGAGGAGGCGGCCAGTGACAGTGCTGAGTTCCACTACACTAGGCCAATGTACAGCAAGCCCAGTATAATGGCTCACAAACGCTGGATCCATGTGAAACCCGAGCGCTTTGAGCAGGCTTGCGAGGGCATGGATGTACATGCAACCTATGATGAACACCAGGTCACTGAGTCCATCAATACTATGCAGACCGACCACTCAGTCCAACCTTCAGGAGTGGAGGAGGACTTTCACATTGGAGAAAAAAAAGTGGAAGCAGAGTTTGATGAACAGGCAGACGAAAGCAATTATGATGAGCAGGTGGATTTCTATGGCTCTTCCATGGAAGAGTTTTCTGGAGACAGGTCAGATGGGAATCTTATTGGGCACAGACAGGAGGCTTCCTTAGCATCAGGCTACAATGAGAGTATTGAAATGGTAACAGGGATTAAAGAAGAAGCTTCCCACTTAGGATTCTCAGCCACAGACAAGCTGTATCCTTGTCAGTGTGGGAAAAGTTTCACTCACAAGAGTCAGAGAGATCGACATATGAGCATGCACCTCGGTCTTCGGCCTTATGGCTGTGGTGTCTGTGGTAAGAAATTCAAAATGAAGCATCATCTTGTGGGCCACATGAAAATTCACACAGGCATAAAGCCGTATGAGTGTAATATCTGTGCAAAAAGATTTATGTGGAGGGATAGTTTCCATAGGCATGTGACTTCTTGTACCAAATCCTACGAAGCTGCAAAGGCTGAACAGAATACCACTGAGGCTAACTAA